A stretch of DNA from Rattus rattus isolate New Zealand chromosome 1, Rrattus_CSIRO_v1, whole genome shotgun sequence:
AATTAGACAGGACACAGGCTCTCATGATCGGGACAATATGGAGTGTTTAGTTCATCTGATTATTTCTCAGGACCACACGATCCACCAGCAAGTGCAAAGAATGAAAGAGTTAGACATGGAAATTGAAAAATGTGAAGCCAAGATCCATTTGGACCGGATAGGGAATGATGGGGCTGATTACGTCCAGGAGGCGTATTTAATGCCCAGGTCCAGTGAAGAAGAGCAAAAGCTAGACTTTCAATCTGAGGACAGCCAGACCCTCGAGGACCTGAACGACTGCGAGGGGGTGGCACAGCTGGAGGAACAGCTGCAATACTACAGAGCGCTCATCGATAAGCTGTCTGCTGAGATCGAGAGAGAGGTGAAGGGTGCGGGCCCTGACGGGAGTGAGGACATGGAGGGAGCAGCTGCATGTGAGCTGGAGACCTCGGATTTGGAAAGCGTTAAGTGCGATTTGGAGAAAAGTATGAACGCTGGTTTGAAAATCCACTCTCACTTGAGTGGCATCCAGAGAGAGATTAAGCACAGTGACTCACTGCTTCAGATGAAAGCGAGGGAGTACGAACGCCTAGCCAAGGAGTTCAGCTCCCTTCATATCAGCAGCAAAGATGGATGTCAGGGCAAAGAAAACCGAGGAAAGGAAGCCGAGGCTTCCAGCAGCAATGGGGAGATCCCTCCATTAACGCAAAGGGTGTTTAACACATATACGAATGACACGGATTCAGATACTGGTATCAGTTCCAACCACAGTCAGGATTCCGAAACGACTTTGGGAGACGTGCTACTGCTGGCAACTTAACTCTGAGGGCTTCTTTCTGACCTTTAATGATACTTTGTGTGGTTTACCAAGGGACTCTATTCTGTATGCAACTTTGTGAAAGTGTAAACCATGCTGAAGTATTCGGTAGTTAATAAAAACTAGTGGCCACCCCTGCTTGTTTTCATATAGTATTTCCAAGTTGATTTTATTATAGGTTCGAGTGAAAGACTATATTAGGAATGCAGTAAATCTAGCTTATGGTTACATAACGCAGGTACAATCTAATGAGAATTGATTGATGGTTtccccccagcttctatgagacATGAATGATATGCACTTAAAATAGTCCTCAGTGTTGTTCATCAAACTCGGCACGCTGCAAGCACGAAGCAAAGTGAAcatgttttccatttttctcattgtATCGTAAGAATGTTTAAGTCTGTAAAGTGCAGGTATGCTCCTATGTCCTAGATATCATCTACGGATCACTTCAAATCttcgtttttattttaaatagtcaaCACTGCAAAATACACAGTGTGAGTCTCTGCCTGACTGCTGTCTGTTTAAATCTGGGGACAGGAAGCTGTTGGGACATGTATAATTCCTGACAGTGGATTACTTCGGGAGAATATGAGGTAGGGCCAAGTGCTATCCACAGTCAG
This window harbors:
- the Rassf9 gene encoding ras association domain-containing protein 9: MVDTESTSPTKDMDPEEKEIVVWVCQEEKIVCGLTKRTTSIDVIQALLEEHEATFGEKRFLLGKASDYCIVEKWRGSERALPPLTRILKLWKAWGDEQPNMQFVLVKTDAFLPVPLWRTAETKLVQNNEKPWELSPANYMKTLPPDKQKRIVRKTFRKLAKIRQDTGSHDRDNMECLVHLIISQDHTIHQQVQRMKELDMEIEKCEAKIHLDRIGNDGADYVQEAYLMPRSSEEEQKLDFQSEDSQTLEDLNDCEGVAQLEEQLQYYRALIDKLSAEIEREVKGAGPDGSEDMEGAAACELETSDLESVKCDLEKSMNAGLKIHSHLSGIQREIKHSDSLLQMKAREYERLAKEFSSLHISSKDGCQGKENRGKEAEASSSNGEIPPLTQRVFNTYTNDTDSDTGISSNHSQDSETTLGDVLLLAT